GGTTGAAGAGTGTAGAAACAAGATCTTAAAGGCCATGCTTTTCTTTCTACTGAAATTAATACAGGTCATAGGGATGGGCTTGTACTTTTTGTTGCTGGTGTAGCATGAACTTCAACAAGCTTTTGTCAGTTCTTAAATGCACCCATTTCTCTTTTCTGATCACCAAGCTTTGTCTTTGACCTTGACGTTGAAAAACTCTAGCTACATTGTACAGGATTTGATGGAGACAGACTTATACAAGCTGTTGAAGACACAGCACTTGAGCAATGACCACATCTGTTACTTCCTGTACCAGATCTTGCGTGGCCTAAAGTACATCCACTCAGCAAATGTTCTCCACAGAGACCTGAAGCCATCTAACCTGTTGCTCAACACTACTTGTGACCTCAAGGTGAAGTACACTGCAGTTCTTTGCCATTATGCCATTTTAAACCCCTTTAAAGCTGatgtgtgtcatttctgtgtcACCGAATGGAGTTGTGTTGGTTTTACAAAAAAGCACATAACTTCCATTTTATTAATGTTCTTCTCTGTAAGTGTTACAAATATAAAGTTATTCCATTTTACAAAACAGCTCATCAGCCAAACAGAGCACAATAAAGGATaagaaataatttgaaataaaatgtaaatcagtgttattttagtattgagaTACTTTTATAGATGTTAATATAGATTTCTACATTtaccttttaatttttattagtttttttctgtatagttcatttttatttacatttttattttgttattttagtatatcaactttaaatgaaaattagaaatgttgccttagaAAGTACCTGAAATCTTTTgagattttatttcatatatttcatttcaagtaatgaaaatgtttttatggttttagtttaactATAATAATAGTTCAAATAACTGAcgtacatttttaaatcaaataaaatgaaataagttaTAAGATACTTGTAATTtagtttacaaattatttttaagttaGCAACTGTTCTGCAGTTTCAGGCATAGTCCTTGTATTTTTACAACTCCATTGCCACCACACCATACCACGCTTTATTAATGCAAAGTAAGGTCAGGCTCATCTGGGACATTGCTGAATATTCAGAAatctttgtaacttttttttttttttttttttattatcttctgCAGATCTGTGATTTTGGGCTCGCCCGAGTGGCTGATCCAGACCATGACCACACTGGCTTCCTGACGGAGTATGTAGCCACGCGTTGGTACCGCGCACCCGAGATTATGCTCAATTCCAAGGTGAGGAATCAGTCTTCACGAGAGTTAGTAATTTTATTGCTTGAACTTAGACTTATTTGAGTTATTTTTGAGTTAAATGCAACATTTCCAATgcaaagtttttcatctaatatttataatgtattttatttcaacttgtatttctttattaacaaaaaggtttttaatagttctatttttagctttagtttagctttagttttttagttagctttatttagaattttaaaatgttttttttttttttttttagaaattttaatgtaaattgtcATCATTTGCCATCATTTACCATGCTACTTCTAAGATTGCCATGGTATTACTGTGATGCGTACCACACAGAAAATtccaataccaaaaaaaaaaataacaagataAATTTTTGCCATAAAAGTTAATAGCTatatgtaattatctatgaagattcgggaggagcgcgtcagatacttagcctaatcatcacaggtggaccacaatcaagtaatcaatcccacagtataaatatcgctgacttacctctatccattgacggtttatcagcatccctcctccaccccatctcctcactccaagttcactttacaatatacggggaagggggggtactctagcttcgggcaattcccgagctcggagcccttccccggacagcacgccaaatacgcataccatacctcagctaattatatgtaagcgtgaactagtgaaatcaGTAAACAATATCTtcatgtctgtgtctgtctctcaggGTTACACTAAGTCCATTGATATATGGTCGGTGGGTTGTATTCTGGCTGAGATGCTTTCGAATAGACCCATCTTCCCTGGGAAACACTATCTGGACCAGCTTAACCACATCTTAGGTAAACAACCTTGTGTACTTTATGTATTACCCAGCCTGCAGCCTTTGAATTCACAGCTTATAGCTGCTAGAGAAGGGTTTGGGTCAGTCATAATTGCCATGACGTCGTTTACCTGTAAGTATAGTGTGATTACTCATATGATATTTACAGCTCAGGTGAAAAAAAGCTCTCTGGTTCTTATAAAAAGACTTTAGATTTAGAAATAACTTTAAGATTTTAAACGTATACTTCCAGAACTGCATTGAAATGAATAGGAATTTTTACAGATTTGATATTGCTCATAGTTGCACCActtgcaaaaaataatatatttttttcaataattaatacaaaataatacaacaataaataataaaataacatttatattaataattaaagttattattttaaaggcatattgatatataataatacaattggcagccctacaaacaagcacagcgagccattttatttattttaaatagcagttTTTATCAGAAAATTTTTGCATCACTACAAACAGGTATATCCAACCTTtagctatttaaaatacattgcattttaaatcaaaagccatattacattttgaatcaCAGAAATTTCCTCAAATCATGCAACCCCTAATTCTTGATAGATCTGAAGTTTATATTGATTGTTGAGGTGAACACTTAAATCACGTGGGACATCAGGAAGGCTAAACTACACATTGTCTGCACTGACATCAAACTCTCCTCATAAAGAAATATGAGATGTTTTTGTTCAGCTTCCATAAATCTGTCCATCTGTATTGGAAAACATGCTTTCTCAGTCAGCTGAATAATTGATGTACATTGAACGCTCTTCAAAAGCTCTGCATAGGCCATCCATCTCTGGACAGAGTCTGAAACATGATCCATTGTGGTCAGTTTTGCATCGTAAGACTGAGATAGGCGCTTGATGGTTATCGCCAAAAAGGCTTGATCATCATTTCCCTTGCAAGCACATCAGATGTTGTCGCTTcccttctttttatttttcctttctccATCCGCTGCATCAGTTAAAAACTGATTTCCTGTCAGAGATGCTGTTGATTTTGACCCTGCAGTGAGCTGATAATGGTGTCcgagctgctgtgtgtgtttgaggcactgatctatatatgttctctattatagatcagtggtttgaAGGTGTGCTTTCCCACCAAACTCTTAGAGACAATCTCTTTAGTATTTCCATGAACATGTGTCTTTGAACCCATCTGGCCTGTGCGAGCAGATGTTTCCCTGTTGATAACTCCACTTATTTCCTCATTTAGATTGCATGTGCATATCATTAGCCTGGAGCCCTGGGTTATTGTTGTActgtctctctcattctctgGGCAAGCATTTATTCAATTCGCCATCCACAGAAccaaaaaaagtaatttcaaattaaataggCTGTTTATCCTACCGTACTTCACACTGGCGTTCATCACAGCTATTGATTAATTATATAAACATGAGCAGAATGGTATggttaaaaaatttacatttgtgttGTCTCAACATTATCCACAACTAATTTGAAGTCTCTGTCTCAAAACTTCTAGCAAAATGGCAAAAGATATCTCAAAAATATTTacaaccgttttcaacactgATCATTAGAAATATTtgttaagcagcaaatcagtatatcagaacaatttctgaaggatcaggtgacagtgaagactggagtaatgatgttgaaaattcagctttgagatCACAgcagtaaaatacattttcaaaatatattcaaatagaaaagttgaTTTAGATTTGTAGTAATATTTCTATtgatatattgtaattatattgtgatcaaataaacgcagcctcaGCGAGTATATGGGACTTCTTTATATATCaaactactttttattttattttattttattttaaaacatcaagGAAATAATGATGCAACAAGACCAAGCACATTTGCTTTTCTGTTTATTCTCTTGTTCTCCTGGTCtatattttcatcatttaatctttttatttgtcTTCTCTCGCTCCTGTAGGTATTTTGGGCTCCCCCTCTCAGGAGGATCTCAACTGCATTATCAACATTAAAGCAAGAAATTACCTTCTGTCACTTCCGCTCCGCTGCAAAGTTCCCTGGAACCGCCTGTTTCCTAATGCAGACCCTAAAGGTCAGAGTTCAACTCCACTCACAAAGAAACTAGACCTCATATATGTCTCACATAATCTAACTAATTTTGCAAAACATGTTTGAATTTCTGGCTGAGCAGATCTGTACTTCCTAACATCCATGGTTTGTTTATAATGAACTGGATTGTCTCTGTTTTCTTGCAGCATTGGACCTGTTGGACAAGATGTTGACCTTTAACCCTCATAAGAGGATTGAAGTGGAGGAGGCGCTGGCTCACCCATACCTGGAACAGTACTATGACCCCACAGATGAGGTCAGCTCACTactagttttcttttttaattctgtcaGGATTCATTTTGATTATAGTGGAATATTTTTCAAGCAATACTAAGATAACAATACACTGGGAGACGATAAGAGCAACAAGACAAatagtattattgttattgtggTTGTTAATCACGGTTGGGGAGAAACAGAATACATtagtaatcagattacagttacatagtgtaaaaaaaaaaaaaagttattaatactATACTATCATGATTACAGTGGTTTCATGTTGGTAAGGAATAGCTGACGacgggccgttgaattattaggAAATATTGATCCGAGGTGTTGATGAATTGACACCAAAGCGTCAGACtaatgcagttatgagagagagagagattaatcaCGCGTGCTAaactattttactgataaaatcatcagagCAGCGGTAACAAGGTGTTTCTGTGCCGGGTGTGTGTCTATAgtactatttgtgtgtgtgtcttgggagcgagagaaagagagtatGTGCTCTATATCATAAAACATGGATatgattttatcatttttatccgattgtttaaaatgtatttgatcggTCATTGTTGTTAtgagttttgtttattttcctgTAAGGACCtatcaaaataacaataatagttatataatgacaaatagtaataataataatctttcttTTACATGCTTATTGAtaatatttaaacagtaaaaGATAAATATAGAATCTTCTATTCTGTTTTTAAGAACACTATCTTCATCATATTATCTTGGAGTTTATGGGGATCAAAGGTTGAGAGCGTTTCAAACATGAGCACTATGAAGTGCACTTTAATAGCCATATGGTCATGATAACCTTTCACCGTCTATAGACTGTCTGGTAAAATGCAATTGGTTGTCTAAGCAGTTGAAatgtaagatttatatatatatatatgtatgtgtgtgtatgtatgtatgtgtatgtattattttttttgtctcttgtgtactggaagcttatgtcactaaatcAAATTCATTGTATGTGCAAGCATAGTTGGCAATGAAGCTCTTTCTGATTGTGAAGTAATGTGTGCTCAGAACAATTTCTGTATTATGAATgccttttcacattttatattgtttgtgtttATGGCTGCATAGTTTCATTCAAGAATTACAATTACATTGTTGCATAGATTTGGGAACATTGTACTCGATAAATGTAGGACTTTGTCTACACTGATGTCGTACAGTAGAGGTATTGTGGGTAAAGCATTTTATCCCACgttaactatgtttttttttttcatcatagcCTGTTGCAGAGGCTCCATTTAAGTTCGATATGGAGCTGGATGACTTGCCCAAAGAAACTTTGAAAGAGCTGATCTTTGAAGAAACTGCACGCTTCCAGTCAGCTTACAGACCATAGACTGACACGCAGGTAAACTGCAGACTGAAGCCAGATGAATGCATATAAAATCAATCACATGGGtcaaagcgaaaaaaaaaaaaactgtaaccgTAACCAAGTGCAAAGAATCCAGTCATTTTGAGCTCTTAAAGAGTCATTTCCATTCTGttcatttgtttaaatgattaataagttTCATAGTTCTttaagtatcacatgatccttcagaaatcattctcaaatACTGATTTGCTGCGTAAGAAACATTCTTTATTACTGGTCAGTCTTGGTCAATTTAaatggatggttcacccaaaaatgaaaatgtgatgtttatctgcttacccccagggcatccaaggtgactttgtttcttcagtagaacacaaaccaagattttaaCCGTTTCAGTCTGTCaagtcatataatgtaagtggatgggaaccacagctttgagagtaaaaaaaaacgtACACAGGCAAAACCAAAATAAACCCTGCAGATCGTGACTATACATTAatttgtaaagacacaaaacaatcggtctgtgcaagaaactgaacggaattgatatagttttttttacgTCTGATTCTCCGTAATGTCCGAACTGTCCTGAGAGAGTTCTCAAAAGCCGGTGCATGGTGcgtcatcttcttcttcttgctttatggtgaATCACAGATTTATTATTACCACCACCTTTTTCTCAAATGGACCCAAATAAGATTGTAGATAGTGTCAATAGTCCATTTGAGAGAGAGCTGGTGTTTGTGTTCTTGGATGCCCTGGGTTAGatgaacatcaaattttcatttttgggttaactattcctttaatgcatctttacggaataagtattaatttcttaaaaaaataaaaacagaaacaactCTTTTACTAACCCCAAGCTTTTGTGTGATTTCAAATAAAGAGATGAACGGGTTTGTCAGTGGTGTTAAGACATGCAGTGGATTACAAGAacttaaatatattcaaaaagctgAAACTACTGGAGTagttatttactgttatttaccCTATTTTATTAGCAGGACTGTTTTGTTCTACTTGCATAATGTAACAATTCTAGATGGACTGAAAATGGAGTCAACGACAACCAtggactccaaacttttgaacgctgGTGTACATGCTGATGTGTTTGAATTACTCACCAAACCCGATTTTCTTTTACTGTAATTTAGCACGTTGCAAACCTCAAACTCACATCCCGGTTGGAATATAGTCGTATTTGCAATACATGCCATGCTTTAACCATaactaatgttgttgtttttttcttttttttctgtctgtaggTGTTGGTCTAGATTCAGTCATGCTGATGCTTCTGTCTCCACTCAGCTGTGTGCTGTGGTCCTCTTTTGGTCTTCATcgcaatcatcatcatcattatctttATCTCCTCCTCTTCCCAAATCCCAAAACTACAGGCAGCCCTTCAGTTCTTCTGGCCTCGTGCTGGCTCCTGCTCTCTTCACCTGCTTCTCTCTTACGGTCTCATTACAATGAACGTGCTTCTCACACTCTCTCTTCCTGTCCATCTGTGCGAAAGTTTGCCCACGTGTGTTTGTGTACAACATCTCATCAAGGTTTTTTGATTCCGATTAACCCCTCGCAGTCCTCTGATACACTTCGGTAAATAATGTCTATGATAGTGTTGTTGTTGTGCTTCTTTCTAGCCTCCTGTTAATATTTCCAACAAGCTGGTTTTCTAAAGTGTCTGTAAGCCATTTTGAAGTCCCACAGAGGTCAAACAGGGAGAGAATGAGGGCTCAGATCTCCTCtattcttaaatatatatgcAGTGGACAGGCATTTATCCACATTGTGCATCGCCAATTTCCTCAAAGTGCACAGAGCTCGAAATTTGCCACGGTGCCATTTTAAGGcgttaatatattttcataaaagcaAATATGTATTAACTAATGAcccattaaaatgtattcaaacttTTTCATTTATCAGATTGTTTTATAACCCCCATATAAGTGACTTgacttatatacatatacatacatgtgtgatttttaaaaacctgtaattatttatatacattaaaaccTGTAGgtagttataatatataattacaagtTTTTAATCAACTTATTATATAAATGATTTGTACATTGATTCTCAGTCATGATCACTTCTAGAAACTTTAGAAAAGACAAATCCGTTAAATTTGCACCAAAGATTCCCCTTTGAAGATGTTCTGCCATTTTGGAAAATGTGTACTTGTGTCCAAAATTTGACTTAAGCTCTCACATTACTGTACAGtacctgccaaaaaaaaaaatatatatatcccaaAATCCAAGTGTCTTTAAATCTAAAGATGCACGTAGGTCCATTTAGAAAGTAGACTTTATCATTTTAGTTTAGAGGAACTTCTGTCATGGGACGAAGAACAGTTCTGTGATTTTAAATCATAACTGGTAAATTTTCAATCAGTGTCTATTATAATCGCACAGTGCCTGTCATCTGTAttcattttttccctttttgtatttttctttgtatTATATTTGCTTTCCTTGCACCCCCAGGCGCCTTGTATCAATAAGACTGTGCCCCTTGCATGACTGTTAAGAAGCTTTCTATACAAAGAAAATGGAAGTGCCACATTGCTGGGGATTCCGCTACTGGACTCTCAGGTTTTTGTTATATCCTACCTTTTGTGGTCTCATATATAGAGTATTAGCAGTtcaaaaagaaaagggaaaaaaagctcTTTATTTTGCTTGTACATTTCAGTTGCACTTCTTTCAAAATCCAGGTTGCTTTCAGTGTTTGAAGAAGAAATATTAATTATCAAGATTAGCTTTTTAGATGAACTAGCTCAACCAGAACGTCAGGTTTAATCCCACGTGGAAATTAGGAGCATCTAGCCATGGAAATGCACCTTTTATTAATCAATTTCAATCATGAGATACTGTCTGCTGGTGAATGAATAAAGTGGTGTGTCAATACCCAGGCGAAATGAGTCTACCTGGATCTATGTGTGCTGTAATGCATACTATTGTGCAATTTGTAAGCGAGACCGCACTTTGTGAAAATGGACACCTAAGAAATTAAGTTATTGATACTGATATGCGCATATGTGCATGGCTTCATTAAGTGTTTCTTTCCCACACTGGCTTCCTCTTTTGTTTACTTACCCTACATTTCTTTTGCCTATATGTATCTGGCAAGACGCCTCCTAGTGGTGGTATCAGATTTTGGTTGATCAAGGAGAGAATGGGCAATTCTcttatataaataatgaataaaaatataaaaaattgtgaaactctGTAAGAAAGCTTCTGCCGAATCCGTGTCTGTTTCTGTGTGCCTTGATGCGTCACAAATAACATTTATTGTGCAGCTTTGTTTAGTTGGAGATCAGTTGTGATTTTATTTGCAGTATACTcttgaaatttatatatatatatatatatatatataaaaaaaaaagtgaaaaccaaaaaaaaaaaatcagttctctTTATGTAATTTTAAGTTCTATTTATCACAGCTTTTGTGATTTGTCGTGAAGAATTTGAGgaagtaaagaaaaataaatactccTTTAATTTCTGCCCTACCTGATTTGTTCCTGTTGCATATTGCCTTCAGTTCTTGAGTTTTGTGTagaactgtttttattgtaaaaatgaatgtctagtgatttattattaatctttgtattaaaaaaattgtgtattaaCCCTGTTTTTGTTAACAATGGCAAACTTTTTTTGTGACTTACACTTGCAAGCTTCAAAACCCCCCAGGATCTGGCCCTTCTGGGAAACTTGTGATTACAAACAGTTCAAAATTAGATTACAATCTTTTGAAACTATTGAAAACAGTGGCATTATGTCTCAAAGGCTTGTTTTTACT
The sequence above is drawn from the Carassius auratus strain Wakin chromosome 5, ASM336829v1, whole genome shotgun sequence genome and encodes:
- the LOC113072016 gene encoding mitogen-activated protein kinase 1; this translates as MATAAVSAPAGGGPNPGSGAEMVRGQAFDVGPRYSNLSYIGEGAYGMVCSAYDRDNKVRVAIKKISPFEHQTYCQRTLREIKILLRFKHENIIGINDIIRTPTIDQMKDVYIVQDLMETDLYKLLKTQHLSNDHICYFLYQILRGLKYIHSANVLHRDLKPSNLLLNTTCDLKICDFGLARVADPDHDHTGFLTEYVATRWYRAPEIMLNSKGYTKSIDIWSVGCILAEMLSNRPIFPGKHYLDQLNHILGILGSPSQEDLNCIINIKARNYLLSLPLRCKVPWNRLFPNADPKALDLLDKMLTFNPHKRIEVEEALAHPYLEQYYDPTDEPVAEAPFKFDMELDDLPKETLKELIFEETARFQSAYRP